One region of Streptomyces sp. CG4 genomic DNA includes:
- the lepA gene encoding translation elongation factor 4 → MPATPNHVPEPSRTDPALIRNFCIIAHIDHGKSTLADRMLQLTGVVEQRQMRAQYLDRMDIERERGITIKSQAVRLPWAPTEGPDKGATHILNMIDTPGHVDFTYEVSRSLAACEGTVLLVDAAQGIEAQTLANLYLAMENDLTIIPVLNKIDLPAAQPEKFAEELANLVGCDPEDVLKVSAKTGLGVDALLNKVVKEIPAPVGVADAPARAMIFDSVYDSYRGVVTYVRVIDGQLNKRERIRMMSTGATHELLEIGVNSPEMLPADGLGVGEVGYLITGVKDVRQSKVGDTVTSQHKGATEPLGGYKDPKPMVFSGLYPLDGSDYPELREALDKLQLNDAALVYEPETSAALGFGFRVGFLGLLHLDVIRERLEREFGLDLIATAPNVVYRVIMEDGSEVTVTNPSEFPEGKIDEVFEPVVRATILAPTEFIGAIMELCQTRRGTLLGMDYLSEDRVEIRYTLPLAEIVFDFFDQLKSKTRGYASLDYEPTGEQSSSLVKVDILLHGDKVDAFSAITHKDQAYAYGVRLVAKLRELIPRQNFEVPVQAAIGSRVIARETIRAIRKDVLAKCYGGDISRKRKLLEKQKEGKKRMKMVGSVEVPQEAFIAVLSSDDSAGSAKGKK, encoded by the coding sequence GTGCCCGCGACCCCTAACCATGTGCCCGAGCCGAGCCGTACCGACCCGGCTCTGATCCGCAATTTCTGCATCATCGCGCACATCGACCACGGCAAGTCCACACTCGCCGACCGGATGCTCCAGCTGACCGGTGTGGTCGAGCAGCGGCAGATGCGTGCTCAGTACCTCGACCGGATGGACATCGAGCGCGAGCGCGGCATCACGATCAAGTCCCAGGCGGTGCGTCTGCCCTGGGCCCCCACCGAGGGACCCGACAAGGGCGCGACCCACATCCTCAACATGATCGACACCCCGGGGCACGTCGACTTCACCTACGAGGTCTCGCGGTCGCTCGCCGCCTGTGAGGGGACCGTCCTCCTCGTCGACGCCGCCCAGGGCATCGAGGCGCAGACCCTCGCCAACCTCTACCTGGCGATGGAGAACGACCTCACGATCATCCCGGTGCTGAACAAGATCGACCTGCCGGCCGCCCAGCCGGAGAAGTTCGCCGAGGAACTGGCGAACCTGGTCGGCTGCGACCCGGAGGACGTCCTCAAGGTCTCGGCCAAGACCGGTCTCGGCGTCGACGCGCTGCTGAACAAGGTCGTCAAGGAGATCCCGGCCCCGGTCGGGGTCGCCGACGCGCCCGCCCGCGCGATGATCTTCGACTCGGTCTACGACTCGTACCGCGGTGTCGTGACGTACGTCCGTGTCATCGACGGCCAGCTCAACAAGCGCGAGCGCATCCGGATGATGTCCACCGGCGCCACGCACGAGCTGCTGGAGATCGGCGTCAACTCGCCCGAGATGCTGCCGGCCGACGGCCTCGGCGTCGGCGAGGTGGGCTATCTCATCACCGGTGTGAAGGACGTCCGCCAGTCCAAGGTCGGTGACACCGTCACCAGCCAGCACAAGGGAGCCACGGAGCCGCTCGGCGGGTACAAGGACCCGAAGCCCATGGTCTTCTCCGGTCTGTATCCGCTCGACGGCTCCGACTACCCCGAGCTGCGCGAGGCCCTGGACAAGCTGCAGCTCAACGACGCCGCGCTGGTCTACGAGCCGGAGACCTCCGCCGCCCTCGGCTTCGGCTTCCGCGTCGGCTTCCTCGGGCTCCTCCACCTCGACGTCATCCGGGAGCGACTGGAGCGCGAGTTCGGGCTCGACCTCATCGCCACCGCCCCCAACGTGGTCTACCGCGTGATCATGGAGGACGGCAGCGAGGTCACCGTCACCAACCCGAGCGAATTCCCCGAGGGCAAGATCGACGAGGTCTTCGAGCCGGTCGTGCGCGCAACGATCCTCGCGCCGACCGAGTTCATCGGCGCGATCATGGAGCTGTGCCAGACCCGGCGCGGCACCCTGCTCGGCATGGACTACCTCTCCGAGGACCGGGTCGAGATCCGCTACACCCTGCCGCTCGCGGAGATCGTCTTCGACTTCTTCGACCAGCTGAAGTCCAAGACGCGTGGCTATGCCTCGCTGGACTACGAGCCCACGGGCGAGCAGTCGAGCAGCCTCGTCAAGGTCGACATCCTGCTGCACGGCGACAAGGTGGACGCCTTCTCGGCGATCACCCACAAGGACCAGGCGTACGCCTACGGCGTGCGGCTCGTCGCGAAGCTCAGGGAGCTGATCCCGCGGCAGAACTTCGAGGTGCCGGTGCAGGCCGCCATCGGTTCCCGGGTCATCGCCCGCGAGACCATCCGCGCCATCCGCAAGGACGTCCTCGCCAAGTGCTACGGCGGTGACATCTCCCGTAAGCGGAAGCTGCTGGAGAAGCAGAAGGAAGGCAAGAAGCGGATGAAGATGGTGGGTTCCGTGGAGGTTCCGCAGGAAGCCTTCATCGCCGTCCTGTCCAGCGATGACAGCGCGGGGTCGGCCAAGGGCAAGAAGTAA
- a CDS encoding AMP-dependent synthetase/ligase, whose amino-acid sequence MSDTQTLIENRPPSVAALFLERVAATPDAEAYRYPVPPASGQGPDDWKSLSWAQAAERVYAIAAGLVELGVQPEQRVALASSTRVEWLLADLGIMCAGGATTTIYPQTNSDESAFILSDSESRVLIAEDAAQVAKAVEKRAELPDLTKVVAIDPAGVETNDWVTTLAELEQRGAAYLETHPELIKERVGAITRDQLATLIYTSGTTGRPKGVRLPHDNWAYMAKAIAATGLITGEDVQYLWLPLAHVFGKVLTSGQIEVGHVTAVDGRVDKIIENLPVVQPTYMAAVPRIFEKVYNGVAAKAREGGPAKYKIFQWAAEVAREYAKVTQDNFRRTGSHAAPFGLAAKHKVADTLVYAKLREAFGGRLRACVSGASALAPEIGYFFAGAGIHILEGYGLTESSAASFVNPGEAYRTGTVGKPLPGTEVRIADDGEILLRGPGIMEGYHGLPEKTVEVLESDGWFHTGDIGELSPDGYLRITDRKKDLIKTSGGKYVAPAEVEGQFKGVCPYVSNILVHGADRNYCTALIALDELALLDWAKENGLEGRSYADVVAAPQTVEMVDGYVQQLNAGLQKWQTIKKFRLLPRDLDVEHGEITPSLKLKRPVVEREYKHLIDEMYAGAREK is encoded by the coding sequence GTGAGCGACACACAGACCTTGATCGAGAACCGTCCGCCGTCCGTGGCGGCCCTCTTCCTGGAGCGCGTGGCGGCCACACCGGACGCCGAGGCCTACCGCTATCCGGTGCCGCCGGCCTCCGGTCAGGGCCCCGACGACTGGAAGTCGCTGAGCTGGGCGCAGGCGGCCGAGCGGGTGTACGCGATCGCGGCCGGGCTCGTCGAACTGGGCGTACAGCCGGAGCAGCGGGTGGCGCTCGCCTCCTCCACCCGCGTCGAGTGGCTCCTCGCCGACCTCGGCATCATGTGCGCCGGCGGTGCGACCACCACCATCTACCCGCAGACGAACTCGGACGAGTCGGCCTTCATCCTCTCCGACTCCGAGAGCCGGGTGCTGATCGCCGAGGACGCGGCCCAGGTCGCCAAGGCCGTTGAGAAGCGCGCCGAGCTGCCCGACCTGACCAAGGTCGTCGCCATCGACCCGGCCGGCGTGGAGACGAACGACTGGGTGACCACCCTCGCCGAGCTGGAGCAGCGCGGCGCCGCCTACCTGGAGACGCACCCCGAGCTGATCAAGGAGCGGGTCGGCGCGATCACCCGGGACCAGCTCGCCACCCTCATCTACACCTCCGGCACCACCGGCCGCCCCAAGGGCGTGCGCCTGCCGCACGACAACTGGGCGTACATGGCCAAGGCGATCGCCGCGACCGGCCTGATCACCGGCGAGGACGTGCAGTACCTGTGGCTGCCGCTCGCGCACGTCTTCGGCAAGGTCCTCACGTCCGGGCAGATCGAGGTCGGGCACGTCACCGCCGTCGACGGCCGCGTCGACAAGATCATCGAGAACCTTCCGGTGGTGCAGCCGACGTACATGGCGGCCGTGCCGCGCATCTTCGAGAAGGTCTACAACGGCGTCGCCGCCAAGGCCCGCGAGGGCGGCCCGGCCAAGTACAAGATCTTCCAGTGGGCCGCCGAGGTCGCCCGCGAGTACGCCAAGGTCACCCAGGACAACTTCCGCCGCACCGGCAGCCACGCGGCGCCCTTCGGGCTGGCCGCCAAGCACAAGGTCGCCGACACCCTCGTCTACGCCAAGCTCCGCGAGGCCTTCGGCGGCCGGCTGCGCGCCTGTGTCTCCGGTGCCTCCGCGCTCGCCCCGGAGATCGGCTACTTCTTCGCCGGCGCCGGCATCCACATCCTGGAGGGCTACGGCCTCACCGAGTCCTCCGCGGCCTCCTTCGTCAACCCCGGCGAGGCCTACCGCACCGGCACGGTCGGCAAGCCGCTGCCCGGCACGGAGGTGCGCATCGCCGACGACGGCGAGATCCTGCTGCGCGGCCCCGGCATCATGGAGGGTTACCACGGGCTGCCCGAGAAGACCGTCGAGGTGCTGGAGTCCGACGGCTGGTTCCACACCGGCGACATCGGCGAGCTGTCGCCCGACGGCTATCTGCGCATCACCGACCGCAAGAAGGACCTGATCAAGACCTCCGGCGGCAAGTACGTCGCACCGGCCGAGGTCGAGGGCCAGTTCAAGGGGGTGTGCCCGTACGTCTCCAACATCCTGGTGCACGGCGCCGACCGGAACTACTGCACCGCCCTCATCGCCCTGGACGAGCTCGCGCTCCTGGACTGGGCGAAGGAGAACGGGCTGGAGGGGCGGTCGTACGCCGACGTCGTGGCCGCGCCGCAGACCGTGGAGATGGTCGACGGGTACGTGCAGCAGCTCAACGCCGGGCTGCAGAAGTGGCAGACGATCAAGAAGTTCCGCCTGCTCCCCCGGGATCTCGACGTGGAGCACGGGGAGATCACGCCGAGCCTGAAGCTGAAGCGTCCCGTGGTCGAGCGCGAGTACAAGCACCTCATCGACGAGATGTACGCCGGGGCCAGGGAGAAGTAG
- a CDS encoding SpoIIE family protein phosphatase translates to MAAIPTQRESEAAPAREVRGRTTLPGSPVAPGTARALVRATLAEAPGVSARLADDAMAVVSELVTNAVVHAGTDMEVDWRLEEDGAFVVEVCDRHPSRAPRDALGGEGAYDTPEYGRGLRLVTTLAESWGVTYRTGAKTVWARLPPGGVEDPVAPAPDAALAVAEDLAPQPHRAVAAGDWLGRGALSFLAEASDLLAGQLDENLVTALTGQLLVPRLADWCAVWLEDEASVRGRACGGPDRVWHASENRIEELRCALEKEPPCPPEGLSSGPEPYPWPGHALGAEGADGTALAYRLIAGGRPLGTLVIGRCGLTCFPDEVTGLVEDLSRRVALAIGAARQYARQATISAVLQRGLLPGAVAEIPGMSSALVYEPCDKGGPSGDFYDLFPAGNGRWCFAVGDVQGKGPEAAVVIGLARPWLRLLAREGYRVADVLDRLNQLLLDDATEAADAAARALVAAGGRPVAPGDGPQTRFLSLLYGELTPYDGGVRCTLASAGHPLPLVLSPDGTVRTAARPQTLLGVVEDETYTSETLDLRPGDSLLCVTDGVTERRSGSRQFDDADGLAQALSGCAGLSAELIAERIRRLVHDFGGGLPEDDLALLVLQAE, encoded by the coding sequence ATGGCGGCCATACCCACGCAGCGGGAGAGCGAGGCGGCCCCGGCCCGGGAGGTGCGGGGGCGGACCACGCTGCCCGGGAGCCCCGTCGCACCCGGCACGGCCCGTGCGCTGGTGCGGGCCACGCTGGCCGAGGCGCCCGGGGTCTCGGCCCGGCTCGCCGACGACGCCATGGCCGTCGTCAGCGAACTGGTCACCAACGCCGTCGTACACGCCGGTACGGACATGGAGGTCGACTGGCGGCTGGAGGAGGACGGCGCGTTCGTCGTGGAGGTCTGCGACCGGCATCCGTCCCGCGCACCGCGCGACGCCCTCGGCGGCGAGGGGGCGTACGACACCCCCGAGTACGGGCGTGGCCTGCGGCTCGTCACCACCCTCGCCGAGTCCTGGGGCGTCACCTACCGCACCGGCGCCAAGACCGTCTGGGCGCGGCTGCCCCCGGGCGGCGTCGAGGACCCGGTCGCCCCCGCACCGGACGCGGCCCTGGCGGTCGCCGAGGACCTGGCCCCGCAGCCGCACCGCGCCGTGGCCGCCGGGGACTGGCTCGGCCGGGGCGCGCTGTCCTTCCTCGCCGAGGCCTCCGACCTGCTCGCCGGACAACTGGACGAGAACCTGGTGACCGCCCTGACCGGCCAGCTCCTCGTGCCCCGGCTCGCCGACTGGTGCGCGGTGTGGCTGGAGGACGAGGCGAGCGTGCGCGGCCGCGCCTGCGGCGGCCCCGACCGGGTCTGGCACGCCAGCGAGAACCGCATCGAGGAACTGCGCTGCGCCCTGGAGAAGGAGCCGCCCTGCCCGCCCGAGGGGCTGAGCTCCGGCCCCGAGCCGTACCCGTGGCCCGGCCACGCGCTCGGCGCGGAGGGCGCCGACGGCACGGCGCTGGCGTACCGGCTGATCGCGGGCGGCCGGCCACTCGGCACCCTGGTCATCGGCCGGTGCGGGCTCACGTGCTTCCCCGACGAGGTCACCGGGCTGGTCGAGGACCTCAGCCGCCGGGTGGCGCTCGCCATCGGCGCGGCGCGCCAGTACGCCCGCCAGGCCACCATCAGCGCCGTCCTGCAGCGTGGCCTGCTGCCCGGCGCGGTCGCCGAGATCCCCGGCATGAGCAGCGCGCTCGTGTACGAGCCGTGCGACAAGGGCGGCCCCAGCGGCGACTTCTACGACCTGTTCCCGGCCGGCAACGGCCGCTGGTGTTTCGCGGTCGGCGACGTCCAGGGCAAGGGCCCGGAGGCGGCCGTCGTGATCGGCCTCGCCCGCCCCTGGCTGCGCCTCCTCGCCCGCGAGGGCTACCGCGTCGCCGACGTCCTCGACCGCCTCAACCAGCTCCTCCTCGACGACGCCACCGAGGCCGCCGACGCGGCCGCGCGCGCCCTGGTCGCCGCCGGCGGCCGCCCCGTGGCCCCCGGAGACGGCCCGCAGACCCGCTTCCTGTCCCTCCTCTACGGCGAGCTGACCCCGTACGACGGCGGCGTCCGCTGCACCCTCGCCTCCGCCGGCCACCCGCTCCCGCTCGTCCTCAGCCCCGACGGCACGGTGCGCACCGCCGCCCGCCCGCAGACCCTGCTCGGCGTGGTCGAGGACGAGACCTACACCAGCGAGACCCTCGATCTGCGGCCCGGCGACAGCCTGCTGTGCGTCACCGACGGGGTGACCGAGCGCCGCTCCGGCTCCCGCCAGTTCGACGACGCCGACGGGCTCGCCCAGGCCCTGTCCGGCTGCGCGGGCCTGAGCGCCGAGCTGATCGCCGAAAGGATCCGCCGCCTGGTGCACGACTTCGGCGGCGGCCTGCCCGAGGACGACCTCGCGCTGCTGGTGCTGCAAGCGGAGTAG
- the hemW gene encoding radical SAM family heme chaperone HemW has translation MPSALPDGEPVPADGALPAHALAGAADRPLGFYLHVPYCATRCGYCDFNTYTATELRGTGGVLASRDNYADTLTDEIRLARKVLGDDPRQVRTVFVGGGTPTLLAADDLVRMLGAIRDEFGLAPDAEITTEANPESVDPAYLATLRDGGFNRISFGMQSAKRHVLRVLDRTHTPGRPEACVAEARAAGFEHVNLDLIYGTPGESDDDWRASLDAAIGAGPDHVSAYALIVEEGTQLARRIRRGEVPMTDDDVHADRYLIAEETLSAAGFDWYEVSNWATSRAGRCLHNELYWRGADWWGAGPGAHSHVGGVRWWNVKHPGAYAAALASGRSPGAGRELLSDEDRRVERILLELRLREGVPLSLLKEEGLAAARRALGEGLLQERPYEEGRAALTLRGRLLADAVVRDLVD, from the coding sequence ATGCCTTCCGCACTCCCCGACGGCGAGCCCGTCCCCGCCGACGGCGCGCTGCCCGCGCACGCGCTCGCCGGGGCCGCAGACCGCCCGCTCGGCTTCTACCTGCACGTGCCGTACTGCGCGACCCGCTGCGGCTACTGCGACTTCAACACCTACACCGCGACCGAGCTGCGCGGCACGGGCGGCGTGCTGGCGTCCCGCGACAACTACGCGGACACGCTGACGGACGAGATCCGGCTCGCCCGCAAGGTGCTCGGCGACGACCCACGCCAGGTCCGCACGGTCTTCGTCGGCGGCGGTACGCCGACCCTGCTGGCCGCGGACGATCTCGTACGGATGCTGGGGGCGATCAGGGACGAGTTCGGGCTGGCACCCGACGCGGAGATCACCACGGAGGCGAACCCGGAGTCGGTGGACCCGGCCTACCTGGCCACCCTCCGGGACGGCGGCTTCAACCGGATCTCCTTCGGCATGCAGAGCGCGAAGCGGCACGTGCTGCGCGTGCTCGACCGGACCCACACCCCGGGCCGCCCCGAGGCGTGTGTGGCGGAGGCACGGGCGGCCGGCTTCGAGCACGTCAACCTCGACCTGATCTACGGCACGCCGGGGGAGAGCGACGACGACTGGCGGGCCTCGCTGGACGCGGCGATCGGGGCCGGGCCGGATCACGTGAGCGCGTACGCGCTGATCGTCGAGGAGGGCACGCAGCTCGCCCGCCGGATCCGCCGGGGCGAGGTCCCGATGACGGACGACGACGTCCACGCGGACCGCTATCTGATCGCCGAGGAAACCCTGTCCGCGGCGGGCTTCGACTGGTACGAGGTCTCCAACTGGGCCACCTCTCGGGCGGGCCGCTGTCTGCACAACGAGCTGTACTGGCGCGGCGCCGACTGGTGGGGCGCGGGCCCTGGCGCCCACTCGCACGTGGGCGGGGTCCGCTGGTGGAACGTCAAGCATCCGGGCGCGTACGCGGCGGCCCTCGCCTCTGGCCGTTCACCGGGGGCGGGGCGTGAGCTCCTGTCCGACGAGGACCGGCGGGTGGAGCGGATCCTGCTGGAGCTGCGGCTGCGGGAGGGCGTGCCGCTGTCCCTGCTGAAGGAGGAGGGCCTGGCGGCCGCCCGGCGCGCGCTGGGGGAGGGGCTCCTCCAGGAGCGGCCGTACGAGGAGGGGCGGGCCGCGCTGACGCTGCGGGGGCGGTTGCTGGCGGATGCGGTGGTCAGGGACCTGGTGGATTGA
- a CDS encoding Uma2 family endonuclease, which yields MTAVDERGVAEFFEGFEPPDGLKAELLRGEIVMMASPDLVHNLIVLLTERQIPLDRWYPLQTQDVDLVDEASEPVPDLVVVARDVLPDSGRLLPCQLITMVVEVVSKNSVHRDYAVKRSIYAAGNVPAYLVIDPIMAQCVLFTKPEGKGEDANYRAQYIEKFGRPLMLDVLGVELKTSEFGTFPDVRPHRYP from the coding sequence ATGACCGCTGTGGACGAACGTGGAGTCGCAGAGTTCTTCGAGGGTTTTGAGCCGCCTGACGGGCTCAAAGCGGAGCTTCTGCGGGGGGAAATCGTGATGATGGCCAGCCCTGATCTGGTGCACAACCTGATCGTGCTGCTGACGGAGCGGCAGATTCCGTTGGATCGCTGGTATCCGCTTCAGACCCAGGACGTGGACCTCGTCGACGAGGCGAGTGAGCCGGTTCCGGACCTCGTGGTCGTGGCGCGTGACGTCCTGCCCGATTCGGGGCGTCTGCTGCCGTGCCAACTGATCACGATGGTCGTCGAGGTCGTTTCCAAGAACAGCGTGCACCGCGACTACGCCGTCAAGCGTTCGATCTATGCCGCAGGCAACGTGCCCGCCTATCTCGTCATCGATCCGATCATGGCGCAGTGCGTTCTGTTCACAAAGCCCGAGGGAAAGGGCGAGGACGCCAACTACCGGGCGCAGTACATCGAGAAGTTCGGCCGGCCGCTGATGCTGGATGTCCTGGGTGTCGAGCTGAAAACCAGCGAGTTCGGAACCTTCCCCGACGTCAGGCCCCACCGCTACCCGTAA
- a CDS encoding DUF3097 domain-containing protein yields the protein MRQYSADLTPPWKKQQPVPEVPAEPGLVVEEPGTGFCGAVIRCEAGTVTLEDRFGKHRVFPLEPRGFLLEGRVVTLVRPPSGAPVRPTRTASGSVAVPGARARVARAGRIYVEGRHDAELVEKVWGDDLRIEGVVVEYLEGVDDLPSIVSSFAPGPDARLGVLVDHLVPGTKEWRIAESVTSAHALVVGHPYIDIWEAVKPAALGIEAWPRVPHGQDWKTGVCRALGWPSENTGAVWQAILKRVGSYKDLEPELLGRVEELIDFVTGSGGA from the coding sequence ATGCGCCAGTACTCCGCCGACCTGACCCCGCCGTGGAAGAAGCAGCAGCCGGTGCCGGAGGTACCGGCGGAGCCCGGCCTGGTGGTCGAGGAGCCTGGCACCGGCTTCTGCGGCGCGGTGATCCGCTGCGAGGCCGGCACGGTGACGCTGGAGGACCGCTTCGGCAAGCACCGGGTGTTCCCGCTGGAGCCACGCGGCTTCCTGCTGGAGGGGCGCGTCGTGACGCTCGTACGACCGCCCTCCGGCGCTCCGGTACGGCCCACCCGTACCGCCTCCGGCTCGGTCGCCGTCCCCGGCGCCCGCGCCCGTGTGGCCCGCGCCGGCCGCATCTACGTGGAGGGCCGGCACGACGCGGAGCTGGTGGAGAAGGTCTGGGGCGACGACCTGCGCATCGAGGGCGTGGTCGTGGAGTACCTGGAGGGCGTGGACGACCTGCCGTCGATCGTGTCGTCCTTCGCGCCGGGTCCGGACGCGCGCCTGGGCGTGCTCGTGGACCACTTGGTGCCGGGCACGAAGGAGTGGCGGATCGCGGAGTCGGTGACCAGCGCACACGCGCTGGTGGTCGGCCACCCGTACATCGACATCTGGGAGGCGGTGAAGCCGGCCGCGCTGGGGATCGAGGCGTGGCCGAGGGTGCCGCACGGCCAGGACTGGAAGACGGGCGTGTGCCGGGCGCTGGGCTGGCCGTCGGAGAACACCGGGGCGGTGTGGCAGGCGATCCTGAAGCGGGTGGGGTCCTACAAGGACCTGGAGCCGGAGTTGCTGGGGCGGGTGGAGGAGCTGATCGATTTCGTTACGGGTAGCGGTGGGGCCTGA
- a CDS encoding MBL fold metallo-hydrolase, translated as MTVTWEELGWERLADGVGRCRLPGWDCTAGLVLGQGTALMVDAGSSLAEGARLRAQAEALADGRVTHLALTHPHFDHVFGAAALAGAQTYGAVGVDVVFAYEREELRLDAVRNGLAVADADEAVDALVPPGHPVSGEWTLDLGAGRQALLANVGPGHTAHDLAVLIPGSPEVVFCGDLVEESGEPQAGPDAVPSRWPDALDRLLSLGGEDALYVPGHGAVVDAAFVRRQRDELATRFGVS; from the coding sequence GTGCCGGCTGCCGGGCTGGGACTGCACGGCCGGGCTGGTCCTCGGGCAGGGTACGGCGCTGATGGTGGACGCCGGCTCCAGTCTGGCCGAGGGCGCGCGGCTGCGGGCGCAGGCCGAGGCACTGGCCGACGGCCGTGTGACCCATCTCGCGCTGACCCACCCCCATTTCGACCATGTCTTCGGGGCGGCCGCGCTCGCGGGGGCGCAGACGTACGGGGCGGTGGGCGTCGACGTGGTGTTCGCGTACGAGCGCGAGGAGCTGCGCCTGGACGCCGTGCGCAACGGACTCGCGGTGGCCGACGCCGACGAGGCGGTGGACGCGCTGGTGCCGCCCGGCCATCCGGTCTCCGGCGAGTGGACGCTGGACCTCGGCGCCGGCCGCCAGGCGCTGCTGGCGAACGTGGGCCCGGGGCACACGGCCCACGATCTCGCGGTGCTGATCCCGGGCTCTCCGGAGGTGGTCTTCTGCGGCGACCTGGTCGAGGAGTCCGGCGAGCCCCAGGCCGGCCCGGACGCGGTCCCGTCCCGCTGGCCGGACGCCCTGGACCGGCTGCTGTCCCTGGGCGGCGAGGACGCGCTGTACGTACCCGGTCACGGAGCGGTGGTGGACGCCGCGTTCGTCCGACGCCAACGCGACGAGCTGGCCACTCGCTTCGGCGTGTCGTGA